The following proteins are co-located in the Paludisphaera rhizosphaerae genome:
- a CDS encoding class I SAM-dependent methyltransferase → METAEYDVMFRNEDAHWWYWGLRDLVLPFVAARAKEQGGAVAVLDAGCGTGKHLDALRKMGTEALGVELAPAAFEFLRRRGLDGVARASISRVPFPDQSFDVVLSTDVVCCIEPPGDGEALRELARVLKPGGWLVLNLPAYPKLRSSHDEAVHVRRRFTRESLRGLLTDAGLRIRTLTYRNTLLFPIAALVRLAKRGSASHAKPASDVAPLPGPVNGLLKLPLSLENRWIRRGGRLPFGLSVFCIAVKP, encoded by the coding sequence ATGGAGACCGCTGAGTACGACGTGATGTTCCGCAACGAGGACGCGCACTGGTGGTACTGGGGCCTGCGCGACCTCGTCCTGCCGTTCGTCGCGGCCCGGGCGAAGGAGCAGGGGGGAGCCGTCGCCGTTCTCGACGCCGGCTGCGGCACGGGGAAACACCTGGACGCCCTCCGGAAGATGGGGACGGAGGCCCTGGGCGTGGAGCTGGCGCCGGCGGCCTTCGAGTTCCTCCGCCGCCGAGGGCTCGACGGCGTGGCGCGGGCCTCGATCAGCCGCGTCCCGTTCCCCGACCAGTCCTTCGACGTGGTGCTTTCGACCGACGTCGTTTGCTGCATCGAACCGCCGGGCGACGGCGAGGCCCTCCGCGAGCTGGCGAGGGTGCTCAAGCCCGGGGGCTGGCTGGTTCTCAACCTGCCGGCCTATCCGAAGCTCCGCAGCAGCCACGACGAGGCGGTCCACGTTCGTCGCCGGTTCACCCGAGAGTCGCTCCGGGGGCTGTTGACCGACGCCGGCCTGCGGATCCGGACGCTCACGTACCGGAACACCTTGCTCTTCCCGATCGCCGCGCTGGTGAGGTTGGCCAAGCGGGGCTCGGCCTCGCACGCGAAGCCGGCCTCCGACGTGGCCCCGCTGCCTGGGCCCGTCAACGGGCTCCTGAAGCTGCCGCTTTCCCTGGAGAACCGCTGGATTCGGCGGGGGGGACGGCTGCCGTTCGGACTCTCAGTCTTTTGCATCGCCGTGAAGCCATGA
- a CDS encoding NAD-dependent epimerase/dehydratase family protein → MHQDQGLDQFRDRSVLVTGGLGFLGSNLAIRLVDLGARVTILDAMLDDHGGNLFNIRDVKDQVTVNFSDIRGESSLKFLIRGQDFIFHLAGQNDHVLSQTNPFIDIDINIKGTANLLEACRRHNPGVRLVYSGTRGEYGSAVMLPVNEEQPVRPKGIYELSSLTAQQLFQIYHDIQGVRSVTLRLTNIYGERAQMRHNRFGVANWFVRQALDGEVIRVYGDGSYLRDFVYVSDAVDAMLRCAVTEAAYGEVLNVGNNRAYSFRELAETITNAVPGSSWEFAPFSPERAAQEPGDFCSDVRKIRRIVGWTPRVGLEEGVRRTVDFYRKHREHYW, encoded by the coding sequence ATGCATCAGGATCAGGGGCTCGATCAATTCCGAGACCGAAGCGTCCTCGTCACGGGAGGACTGGGATTTCTCGGCAGCAACCTCGCGATCCGTCTCGTCGATCTCGGAGCCCGCGTAACGATTCTGGACGCGATGCTCGACGATCACGGCGGCAATCTATTCAACATCCGGGATGTCAAAGATCAGGTCACTGTCAACTTCAGCGACATCCGCGGCGAGTCGAGCCTGAAATTCCTCATCCGAGGACAAGATTTCATTTTTCACCTCGCCGGGCAGAACGACCACGTCCTGAGTCAGACCAATCCGTTCATCGACATCGACATCAACATCAAGGGAACGGCCAACCTGCTGGAGGCCTGCCGCCGCCACAACCCGGGCGTGCGGCTGGTTTACAGCGGGACGCGGGGAGAGTACGGATCGGCCGTGATGCTGCCGGTCAACGAGGAGCAGCCGGTCCGGCCCAAGGGGATCTATGAGCTGTCGAGCCTGACGGCGCAGCAGCTTTTTCAGATCTACCACGACATCCAGGGCGTGCGGTCGGTGACGTTGCGGCTGACGAACATCTACGGCGAGCGGGCGCAGATGCGGCACAACCGGTTCGGGGTGGCCAACTGGTTCGTCCGGCAGGCCCTCGACGGCGAGGTGATCCGGGTTTACGGCGACGGCTCGTACCTCCGCGACTTCGTGTACGTCAGCGACGCCGTGGACGCGATGCTCCGATGCGCCGTGACCGAGGCGGCGTACGGCGAGGTCCTCAACGTGGGGAACAACCGGGCGTACTCGTTCCGCGAGCTGGCCGAGACGATCACGAACGCCGTGCCGGGGAGCAGTTGGGAGTTCGCCCCGTTCTCGCCGGAGCGGGCCGCGCAGGAGCCGGGCGATTTCTGCTCGGACGTCCGGAAGATCCGCCGAATCGTCGGCTGGACGCCTCGGGTCGGGCTGGAGGAGGGGGTCCGGCGCACGGTCGACTTCTACCGCAAGCATCGGGAGCATTACTGGTGA
- a CDS encoding DegT/DnrJ/EryC1/StrS family aminotransferase: MSFGRVEFLDLARQYRAVRADVDAAASRVLARGWYVLGEECAAFEREFAASCGAAHAVGVNSGTDALTLALRACGVEPGDVVLTAAFTAAPTVCAIVAAGAVPRLVDVDPVTLCLDPQALRRELETGVGGRAKAVVPVHLYGHPAPMGPILRLAREHGLKVVEDAAQGHGALYEGKPVGTLGDAGCFSFYPTKNLGACGDAGAVVTADPEIAARVASLRNYGEESKYRNRIRGVNSRLDEIQAAILRAKLPYLDGWVAARRSLARFYDEELAAAGLTTPHEAANARHCYHLYVLQRPDRERFRERLLARGVATAVHYPLPIHLQEAYRDLGREPGGFPVAERAAREVVSLPLYPELTDAEARFVAAAVREEAGDGDR, from the coding sequence GTGAGCTTTGGTCGGGTGGAATTCCTCGACCTCGCGCGGCAGTACCGGGCGGTCCGCGCGGACGTCGACGCCGCCGCGAGCCGGGTGCTGGCGCGGGGATGGTATGTGCTGGGCGAGGAATGCGCCGCGTTCGAGCGCGAGTTCGCGGCCTCCTGCGGAGCGGCGCACGCGGTGGGCGTGAACTCCGGAACCGACGCCCTGACCCTGGCGCTTCGGGCCTGCGGCGTGGAGCCGGGCGACGTGGTGCTCACGGCGGCCTTCACGGCGGCGCCCACGGTCTGCGCGATCGTCGCCGCCGGGGCGGTCCCTCGGCTCGTCGACGTCGATCCGGTCACGCTCTGCCTGGACCCGCAGGCGCTCCGCAGGGAGCTTGAGACGGGCGTCGGCGGCCGGGCGAAGGCCGTCGTGCCGGTGCACCTGTACGGCCATCCCGCGCCAATGGGGCCGATCCTCCGCCTCGCCCGTGAGCACGGGCTGAAGGTCGTCGAGGACGCCGCGCAGGGGCACGGGGCTCTGTACGAGGGGAAGCCCGTGGGGACCCTCGGCGACGCTGGCTGCTTCAGCTTCTACCCGACCAAGAACCTCGGCGCCTGCGGCGACGCCGGCGCGGTCGTGACGGCCGACCCGGAGATCGCCGCGCGGGTCGCCAGCCTGCGGAACTACGGCGAGGAGTCGAAGTATCGCAACCGGATCCGCGGCGTCAACTCGCGGCTGGACGAGATCCAGGCGGCGATCCTCCGGGCCAAGCTGCCGTACCTCGACGGCTGGGTCGCCGCCCGGCGGTCGCTGGCGCGGTTCTACGACGAGGAGCTGGCGGCGGCCGGCCTGACGACGCCGCACGAGGCGGCGAACGCCCGCCACTGCTATCACCTCTACGTGCTCCAGCGTCCTGATCGAGAGCGCTTCCGCGAGCGGCTGCTGGCGCGCGGGGTGGCCACGGCGGTTCACTACCCGCTGCCGATCCACCTGCAGGAGGCCTACCGCGACCTCGGCCGCGAGCCCGGCGGGTTCCCCGTCGCGGAGCGGGCGGCGCGCGAGGTCGTCTCGCTCCCGCTTTACCCGGAGTTGACTGACGCGGAAGCCCGGTTCGTCGCGGCCGCCGTGCGAGAGGAGGCCGGCGATGGAGACCGCTGA